In Vicia villosa cultivar HV-30 ecotype Madison, WI linkage group LG7, Vvil1.0, whole genome shotgun sequence, the DNA window CATCCTCCAAAAATTCATGTCCAGTCATCAATCTACCAATCAAATGATATTTCAATTTCATACCCTCACTCAATAAAAACCATTCCCTCCCTCAAAATTTCTAAccaacacaacacaacacaacaatCATGGCTTTCTCTTCTCCACACTCTCTCCCAATCTTCACTTTCTCTCTCATTCTCTTCCTCTCCCTTTCTCTCTCTCACTCATCAGACTCCCCACAAACCTACATCATCCACGTGGCAAAATCTCCACGCTCCTCCCTCTTCTCCACCAATCAAAACCATTTCTCCTCCATCCTCAACTCCCTCCCCTCTTCCCCCAACCCATCTTCCATCCTCTACACATACACGTCCGCCATTCACGGCTTCTCCGCCCACCTTACCCCCTCCCAAGCCGACCACCTTAAATCCCACCCCGACATCCTCTCCATCCAACCCGACCAAATCCGCCACCTCCACACAACACACACTCCCGACTTCCTCGGACTCGTCGAATCCTCCGGATTATGGCCAAACTCACACTTCGCCTCCGACGTCATCATCGGCGTCCTCGACACCGGAATCTGGCCGGAGCTCCAAAGCTTCTCCGATCAGTCCCTCTCTCTTTCCACTCTCCCTTCTTCCTGGAAAGGAGCCTGCGAAACATCTCACGATTTTCCTAAATCTTCATGCAACGGAAAAATCATCGGCGCCAAATCTTTCTACAGAGGCTACGAAGCTTACCTTCAAAGACCTATCGATGAAACCGTCGAATCCAAATCTCCGAGAGACACAGAAGGCCATGGAACTCATACAGCTTCAACTGCGGCAGGATCAATCGTCGGAAACGCGAGCTTGTTTCATTTTGCTAGAGGTGAAGCTAAGGGAATGGCAACGAAAGCTAGAATCGCTGCTTACAAGATCTGTTGGAGATCGGGTtgttttgactctgatattcTTGCTGCTATGGATGAAGCTGTTTCAGATGGCGTTCATGTGATTTCACTCTCTGTTGGTTCTAATGGTTATGCACCTCAGTATTATCGTGATTCGATTGCGATTGGTGCTTTTGGTGCTGCGCAACATGGTGTTGTTGTTTCTTGTTCTGCTGGGAATTCAGGTCCTGGTCCTTATACTTCTGTTAACATAGCTCCTTGGATTTTAACCGTTGGTGCTTCGACGATTGATCGAGAGTTTCCTGCTGATGTTGTTCTCGGGGATGGTAGAGTTTTTGGGGGTGTTTCTTTGTATTATGGTGATGATTTGCCTGATTATAAGCTTCCTTTGGTTTATGCTAGAGATTGTGGTAATAGATATTGTTACTTGGGATCTTTGGATTCTTCGAAAGTGAAAGGGAAGATTGTTGTTTGTGATAGAGGAGGGAATGCTAGAGTTGAGAAGGGTAGTGCTGTGAGAAGAGCTGGTGGGTTGGGAATGATTATGTCGAATACCGAAGATAACGGTGAAGAGCTTCTTGCTGATGCTCATCTTGTTGCAGCTACAATGGTTGGTCAGATTGCTGGTGATAAGATTAAAGAGTATATAAGATCGAGTGAGAATCCGACTGCTACGATCGAGTTTAAAGGAACTGTGATCGGTGGTTCGGATTCACCTTCTGCTCCTAGAGTTGCTTCGTTTTCGAGCAGGGGTCCGAATTATAGAACTGCAGAGATTCTTAAACCAGATGTTATAGCTCCTGGTGTTAACATTTTAGCAGGGTGGACTGGTAAAGTTGGTCCTACTGATTTGGATTTGGATCCTAGGAGAGTTGAGTTTAACATTATTTCAGGTACTTCTATGTCTTGTCCTCATGTTAGTGGAATTGCTGCACTGCTTAGGAAAGCTTATCCAGGTTGGTCACCAGCTGCGATTAAATCGGCTTTGATGACAACGGCTTATAATGTTGATAATACCGGAGAAGCAATTAAGGATCTTGGAACAGGTAAAGAGTCGAATCCATTTGTTCATGGAGCTGGGCATGTTGATCCTAACAAAGCGCTTAATCCCGGGTTGGTTTACGATATAAACAGTAATGATTATTTAGCATTCCTTTGTTCAATTGGTTATGATGCTAGGAAAATTCAGGTTTTCACTAGAGAACCAACTAGTTTTGATGTTTGTGAAAACGAAAGGAAGTTTTCTAGTCCCGGTGATTTGAATTACCCTTCGTTCTCTGTTGTGTTCGGCGCAAACAATGGATTGGTTAAGTACAGAAGAGTTGTTACTAATGTTGGTGGTTCTGTTGATGCTGTTTACAGTGTCAATGTGAATGCTCCTTTCGGTGTTGATGTTAGTGTTTCACCTAGCAAACTTGTTTTCAGCAGTGAAAACCAAACTCAAGCTTTTGAGGTAACATTCACTAGAATTGGATATGGTGGTTCTCAGAGTTTTGGGTCATTGGAATGGAGTGATGGAGTTCATATTGTGAGGAGCCCAATTGCTGCTAGATGGAGCAATGGATTCTCATCAGCATCcttttgatttttcactctattaTAATGCTTTGTTTATGTGAAAGTGGAAACACATTATTGTTGCCATGCATAGGTGGAAACATGTTATGTATGAAGTTAATTAGTCTTGTATTGTATTGTTGTAACTTTTATGTTAGCTTATTGTACAAACTAAAAAAGAATAATTATTTGGCTTGGTTGTTTATGTTTCATGATGTTGTATTATTAGTAGTAGTTGATGGAGGTCTTGTTCAATAATTTATGGGGATGAAATGGAAAATCTATTAAGTAAAATGTGATTTTTAGACTGTTGAATCAGTGTTATTGTGGTTTTGCCTATTATCGTGTCTAATCTATATCTAATATGCACAAGTATGGTAGCATTGCACCAACATCACTTCAATGAAATCTGGTGAACATGACAACATCTATTTTGGTGAGTTAGTAAAATATAGTCTATTTTGATAATTTACACACCCACAAAGCAATTTTAGTTAAATTATCCAATTATCTTTAATATAAATCACTTCCACTTTTaaatattcaaacataaattttTTTAGGCTCAGTTGATTATGTTTGGTTCCAGATTTTGAGCAATTAAAATTGATTATGAAAATAGATTTTGACAAGTTTTATTGGTTAGTTTTTGTAACTTTTGAGGGTAAATGTGAGTTTTACACCTAAATTTATTATTGAACCCACTTTAACAgaaatgaaaacataaattattttacatCAATTTTACAAAATCAATTCATTATAAGCTCTTTTTATCGTTGGAAAACCAAACACACtcctatttttttataaagaaaacaatATGGTTTTccggattttttttcaaaaagttgaaaAATCCGATAGTGTAAAATcaccattttttaaaaaaattcatgcaTTAATCGGACTTTTAGACGGGCTACAAAAAATCAAGTAATTTAATTTTTGACGGTTGAGATTTTACCGACAGTTTTGTGCAGCTGTGATTGCATCGAAAGTTGTGTGTGGTCCATAATGAATCCAAACTTGTATAAATAGGGATCATGTActgtttaaaaaaaatcttaGAATGTCTTAATATTCGTTTATGGCAATCGTGTCCTTAAATAGTGTGAAACATCCTATTGATTTTTAGCTTCCCAAGGACACCACAAGTCTCGTTG includes these proteins:
- the LOC131616439 gene encoding subtilisin-like protease SBT1.4, which encodes MAFSSPHSLPIFTFSLILFLSLSLSHSSDSPQTYIIHVAKSPRSSLFSTNQNHFSSILNSLPSSPNPSSILYTYTSAIHGFSAHLTPSQADHLKSHPDILSIQPDQIRHLHTTHTPDFLGLVESSGLWPNSHFASDVIIGVLDTGIWPELQSFSDQSLSLSTLPSSWKGACETSHDFPKSSCNGKIIGAKSFYRGYEAYLQRPIDETVESKSPRDTEGHGTHTASTAAGSIVGNASLFHFARGEAKGMATKARIAAYKICWRSGCFDSDILAAMDEAVSDGVHVISLSVGSNGYAPQYYRDSIAIGAFGAAQHGVVVSCSAGNSGPGPYTSVNIAPWILTVGASTIDREFPADVVLGDGRVFGGVSLYYGDDLPDYKLPLVYARDCGNRYCYLGSLDSSKVKGKIVVCDRGGNARVEKGSAVRRAGGLGMIMSNTEDNGEELLADAHLVAATMVGQIAGDKIKEYIRSSENPTATIEFKGTVIGGSDSPSAPRVASFSSRGPNYRTAEILKPDVIAPGVNILAGWTGKVGPTDLDLDPRRVEFNIISGTSMSCPHVSGIAALLRKAYPGWSPAAIKSALMTTAYNVDNTGEAIKDLGTGKESNPFVHGAGHVDPNKALNPGLVYDINSNDYLAFLCSIGYDARKIQVFTREPTSFDVCENERKFSSPGDLNYPSFSVVFGANNGLVKYRRVVTNVGGSVDAVYSVNVNAPFGVDVSVSPSKLVFSSENQTQAFEVTFTRIGYGGSQSFGSLEWSDGVHIVRSPIAARWSNGFSSASF